The DNA segment CGTTCCCCTCCGGCGATCACCCGTGCCATCTCCTCGCTGGAACATCGCTTTGGCGCGAGGCTGATCGAGCGTACTACGCGCAGCCTCGCGCCGACCGAAGCGGGCGCACGTCTGGCTGAAAAAGCGCGGGCGCTGCTCAGCCAGTATCAGGACGCCGTCGAAGATACCGCTGAAACCCAGCTCAGCGGCCTGTTGCGGTTAACCGCGCCAGTGCAGTTCGGCCGTAAACACGTTGCGCCGCTGGTGATGGCGTTTCTGGCGCAGAACCCGGACATACAGGTTGAGATGATGCTCAACGACCGCAATCTGGATTTGATCGACGAAGGGCTGGATCTGGCGGTGCGCATCGGGCATCAGGAGGATTCGGGCAAAGTAGCGCGCAAGGTGGCGGAAGTGACCCGCGTGCTGGTCGCCAGCCCGGATTATCTGGCTGAGTACGGTCTGCCACAGCACCCGTCGGAACTGGCCAGGCATCAGACCATTATGGGCACGCTGCGAACGCAGATCAGCGAATGGCGGTTCGGGCCGCACGAGGACGACCTGCGCGTGCGCCTTACGCCCCGTCTGTTATCCAATGATGTGGAGTCTCAGTTGCTGGCTGTACGCAGCGGTCAGGGTATTGCGCGGCTGCTGTCGTATCAGGTGATGGACGATTTGCAGGCCGGCAACATGGTACGGCTGTTAACGGAGTTCGAACCGCTGCCACTGCCCGTTCAGCTGGTGGCGCAGCAGGTGCAACAGATGCCGCGTAAAGTCCGCACCTTCTGGGATTTTGCTTTTGAGCGGCTCAGCGCGCTTCCACAGCTGCATTCCTTAGCGGTATCCTCTAAACAGTGACGTCGATCACGCTCACCTGCGGTAAAAATAACCTACTCTGAGAGTTGTGCAAAAACAGTGAGTTACTTCAGGACAGGTTGTCCGCCTGCTCACGCCAACCCAGAAGGAAAGGATGATGACCCGTAACCGGCTGAATCTTGCCACGCTTTTGATTCTGGCGCTCAGCGCGCCGCTCCCCCTGACCGCGTTCGCGCAAAGCCTGCCGCAGGATCCTGACGCATCGTCTCCTGCGAAGACTTACATCACCGCCGTGAATCCTGATCTCACCATCACATACCGCCTTTACGCCCCGACGGCGGAGCATGTGGACGTGGTGACCGGTTCGACGCCGGTGACCTACATTCCGCATCAGATGGTCAAGGACGATAAAGGCGTCTGGAGCTGGACATCGGAGGCTCAAAAACCTGATCTTTATGAATATTTCTTTAACGTGGATGGCCTGCGTATCGCTGATCCGGGCAGCGCGATGCCCAAACCGCAGCGTCAGGTGAACACCAGCCTGATTCTGGTGCCGGGCAGCATTCTGGATGTGAAAAACGTCCCGCACGGCGAAGTGCGCACGCTGACCTACCATTCGGCGGCGCTGAACTCAGAACGTCAGGTCGCCGTCTGGACACCGCCGGGCTATACCGATGCGTCGCAACCGCTGCCGGTGCTCTATTTCTATCACGGCTTTGGCGATACCGGCCGCTCGGCACTGGATCAGGGGCGCATTGCGCAAATCATGGATAACCTGCTGGCGGAGAAAAAAATCGCGCCAATGTTAGTGGTCATCCCTGACACCGAAACCGATGCCAAAGGCATTGTCCCCGAGGAGTACGTTACCAAAGATCGCCGTAAAGAGTTCTATCCGCGCAATGCCGCTGCAGCGGACCAAGAACTGACCGGTGATATTATTCCGCTGATTTCCAACACCTTCCGCGTGCGTGATGATGCCCCCGGACGCGCGCTTGCCGGGCTTTCGCAGGGAGGATATCAGACGCTGGTCAGCGGGATGACACACCTTGACAAGTTTGGCTGGCTGGCGACGTTCAGCGGTGTCAGCACGACGACGGTCCCGAATGCGGACGTGGCAAAACGCTTCGCTGAACCGGAGAAAATCAACGCGCAGCTGAAAAACTTCACCGTCGTCGTTGGGGAAAAAGATGTAGTGACGGGCAAAGATATTGCGGGGCTGAAATCTGAGCTTGAAGAGAAAAAGATTAAATTCTATTACCACGAATACCCGAATCTTGGCCACGAAATGGACGTCTGGCGCCCGGCTTATATTGAATTTGTGCAGAAGATTTTTAAGTAAGGTGATCAACAACGCCACGGGGGTGGTGTTGTTGACAGTATTCATCGAAGAAAGGTTATAGTGTAAAGTCATTTTTTGACATGATAACTTATCAGATTTACACTGATGTAAGTTGCTTTACACGATTGGCGGTAAAGAAAGTGAAAACCACCCAGCTCGTCGCATACCTTGAATCTATCTTCGGTTTTAGCACCACATTTATAGAAATTAAACTTAATGTTTCCTTTAACTTGCAGGAAGCATTTCGTTTCTACGAATTGGGAATCCAAGTCCCCGGTGAAGAGCCTCTAACCTTGCTGGCAGCTGTGCAGCGTGATGACGAGTATCCGGGGATTGTCGCGCTTCGAAAACGCCTTTCTGTCATTGAAAAAACCACCGGTCAGGTCGTCGTCTACGTTAGTGAAAGTCTGAGTCTGGCTGAACGCCGCAGCCTGATTGCTCATCACATCAATTTTATTGCTATCAGGAAACAGTTCTTTGTTCCTGAACTGGCAATGGATTTGCGTGAAGCGTTTCGTAGCAGGAAAAAAAGTATCGGTGAAGACAACGATTTCTCACCGGCCACCCAGGCCATGCTAATCCAGTTTTTATTTGATAAATCTCTTGATGAACCTGATGCCATTTACACGGCAGAAAAGTTGATGGGTAAATACAAGTACAGCCGAGTGACGCTTTCCAAAGCTATTTCTGAACTTACCGGATCTGGGCTTCTGACCTTAACAGAAAAGCGAGATTTTTCGACCCGTTTCTATTCGCTGAATATGTCTCGAACGGAAATCTTTCAAAGAGCATTGGCGAAGATGCGTAGCCCGGTCAAAAAGACCGTTTGGATTAATAAAATACCGCCACTGGAGGAGGGGATTTGCCTCGCCGGAGATAGCGCTTTGGCTGAATATACAATGCTGGCAGGTGTTGCCAGGCCGGTGTTTGCGATGACTCAAAAAGTATTTTCCGCGCTGCTAAAAAATGGAAAAATTGAGGAAGTGACTCATGTGGATGAAGCCATGGCGATGGTTGAGATCTGGACCTATCAGAGCCCTAAAGCGTCTTCGCATATCGTTGATGAAATATCGCTTTATCTGACTTTGAAAGATAATCAGGACGAACGCGTCCAACTGGCTCTGAGTGAATTTAAGGAAAAATACTCATGGATGACATTAGGGGATTAAAATTATTTGGCGAGCATTTTAAAGACCATCAGGATCAATATGTTCTCATAGGTGGCGTCGCGTCCTGGATCACCATGGATGAGGCAGGTGAAGATTTCCGGGTGACAAAAGATCTTGATATCGTTCTTATCATCGAGACCCTTACCCCAGCTTTTGTGGGTCTGTTTTGGGAATTTATCAAGTCTGGCAACTACGAGATCCGTCAGACGGGTGAAGGAAAACCTATTTTCTATCGATTTCAGAAGCCGGCAAACGCCAGTTTCCCCGTCCAGATTGAACTCTTCTCACGCTCTCCTGAAGGAATTCAACATCCGGAAGACGCGCAGATTACCCGGATACCAAACGATGAAGGTGTCTCCAGCCTCTCCGCGATTCTGCTCGATGAAGACTATTATGCATTCCTCAGGGCAGGGCTTCAGCGTACGGAGTTACTCTCGTATATCGGTGCAGATCGTTTAATTCCTTTTAAAATGAATGCGTGGCTGGATCTTTCAGGCCGTAAGGAAGCAGGAGAACAAATTGATTCAAGGGTGGTGAGTAAGCATCGCAATGATGTTATCCGCTTATCAGGTCAGTTGACAGGACGCACGGTCGCCATTCCCGAAAGTATTCGTGCAGACATGGAGCGTTTTCTCAAGCGATTGCCTGATGAGAACATCGACTTGAAATCGCTGAATATGCGCGGTTCTTTGGAGAATGTGATCACCCGAATCAGAACCGGTTTTGGGCTGTAAGACCGGAAAATAAAATGCGGCAGATATTCCACTGAAAACTAAAAGGCCCTCCCAATCGGGAAGGCCTTTTGCGTAGTGATTAAGCGGTTTTCTTCGCCTGCTGACGATGGCGTTTCAGCAGCGGTTTCAGGAAGCGGGCGGTGTACGATTCTTTGCACTCCGCCACGGTTTCCGGCGTACCGGCGACCAGAATTTGCCCGCCGCCCGCGCCGCCTTCCGGCCCGAGATCGACAATCCAGTCCGCGGTTTTAATCACGTCCAGATTGTGTTCAATCACCACAATGGTGTTGCCCTGATCGCGCAGCTGATGCAGCACTTCCAGCAATTGCTGAATATCAGCAAAGTGCAGGCCGGTGGTCGGTTCGTCAAGAATATACAGTGTCTGACCGGTGCCGCGTTTGGAAAGCTCTCGCGCCAGTTTCACACGCTGGGCTTCACCGCCGGACAGCGTGGTCGCTGACTGGCCGAGGCAGATATAGGTCAGGCCAACGTCGATCAGCGTCTGCAGTTTACGCGCCAGTGCAGGCACCGCATCGAAGAATTCACGGGCTTCTTCGATGGTCATTTCCAGCACTTCGTGAATGCTCTTGCCTTTATATTTTACTTCCAGCGTTTCGCGGTTATAGCGTTTACCACGGCACTGGTCGCATGGCACATAAATGTCCGGCAGGAAGTGCATTTCCACTTTGATCACGCCGTCGCCCTGACAGGCTTCGCAGCGGCCACCTTTGACGTTGAAGCTGAAACGCCCAGGCGTATAGCCGCGTGAACGAGATTCCGGCACGCCGGCAAACAGTTCACGAACCGGCGTGAAAATGCCGGTGTAGGTCGCCGGGTTAGATCGCGGCGTACGGCCAATCGGGCTCTGGTCGATATCGATAACTTTATCGAAATGCCCCAGACCTTCAATTTCACGGTATGGCGCCGCTTCGGCCAGCGTTGCGCCGTTCAGTTCGCGCTGAGCCAGCGGGAACAGCGTGTCGTTGATAAGCGTTGATTTGCCTGAACCGGACACACCGGTGATGCAGGTGAACAGCCCTACCGGCAGCGTCAGCGTCACGTCTTTCAGGTTGTTGCCCTTGGCACCGGAGAGTTTCAGCACTTTGGTGGCATCGGCAGGCACGCGCTGGGCGGGCACTGAGATCTCACGTTTGCCGCTGAGGAACTGGCCGGTCAGGGAATCTTCCTGCGCCATGATATCGTCGGCTGTACCTTCGGCAACCACACGGCCACCGTGAACCCCCGCGCCCGGACCGATATCAATGATATGGTCAGCGGCGCGGATCGCGTCTTCATCATGTTCCACCACGATCACGGTATTCCCGAGATCACGCAGGTGGATGAGCGTTTCAAGCAGACGTTCGTTGTCGCGCTGATGCAGGCCGATAGATGGCTCATCCAGTACGTACATGACGCCCACCAGCCCGGCGCCGATCTGGCTCGCCAGACGGATACGCTGTGCTTCGCCGCCGGAAAGCGTTTCTGCTGAACGGGAAAGCGAAAGATAATTCAGGCCGACGTTCACCAGGAATTTCAGACGATCGCCGATCTCCTTTAGCACTTTCTCGGCGATTTGCGCGCGCTGACCGCTGAGTTTCATATTGCGGAAGAAATCCATCGCATGGCCGATGCTGAAATCAGAGATTTCCGGCAGCGTGGTTTCTTCAACAAATACGTTACGCGCTTCTTCCCGCAGACGTGTGCCTTTACAAGATGCGCACGAACGGTTGCTGATGTATTTCGACAGCTCTTCACGCACCGCGCTGGATTCCGTCTCTTTATAACGGCGCTCCATATTGTGCAGCACGCCTTCGAACGGATGACGTCGAATCGAC comes from the Enterobacteriaceae bacterium Kacie_13 genome and includes:
- a CDS encoding LysR family transcriptional regulator is translated as MDRLDEMAIFVAVLQYGSLAEAARKLHRSPPAITRAISSLEHRFGARLIERTTRSLAPTEAGARLAEKARALLSQYQDAVEDTAETQLSGLLRLTAPVQFGRKHVAPLVMAFLAQNPDIQVEMMLNDRNLDLIDEGLDLAVRIGHQEDSGKVARKVAEVTRVLVASPDYLAEYGLPQHPSELARHQTIMGTLRTQISEWRFGPHEDDLRVRLTPRLLSNDVESQLLAVRSGQGIARLLSYQVMDDLQAGNMVRLLTEFEPLPLPVQLVAQQVQQMPRKVRTFWDFAFERLSALPQLHSLAVSSKQ
- the uvrA gene encoding excinuclease ABC subunit UvrA — protein: MDKIEVRGARTHNLKNINLIIPRDKLIVVTGLSGSGKSSLAFDTLYAEGQRRYVESLSAYARQFLSLMEKPDVDHIEGLSPAISIEQKSTSHNPRSTVGTITEIHDYLRLLFARVGEPRCPDHNVPLSAQTVSQMVDNVLAQPEGQRLMLLATIIKDRKGEHTKTLENLASQGYIRARIDGEVCDLSDPPKLELQKKHTIEVVVDRFKVREDLQQRLAESFETALELSGGTAVVADMDDPKAPEMLFSANFACPICGYSMSELEPRMFSFNNPAGACQTCDGLGVQQFFDPERVVQNPELSLAGGAIRGWDRRNFYYFQMLRSLGEHYDFDVEAPYNELSSDVKNAILHGSGKTTIEFKYINDRGDTSIRRHPFEGVLHNMERRYKETESSAVREELSKYISNRSCASCKGTRLREEARNVFVEETTLPEISDFSIGHAMDFFRNMKLSGQRAQIAEKVLKEIGDRLKFLVNVGLNYLSLSRSAETLSGGEAQRIRLASQIGAGLVGVMYVLDEPSIGLHQRDNERLLETLIHLRDLGNTVIVVEHDEDAIRAADHIIDIGPGAGVHGGRVVAEGTADDIMAQEDSLTGQFLSGKREISVPAQRVPADATKVLKLSGAKGNNLKDVTLTLPVGLFTCITGVSGSGKSTLINDTLFPLAQRELNGATLAEAAPYREIEGLGHFDKVIDIDQSPIGRTPRSNPATYTGIFTPVRELFAGVPESRSRGYTPGRFSFNVKGGRCEACQGDGVIKVEMHFLPDIYVPCDQCRGKRYNRETLEVKYKGKSIHEVLEMTIEEAREFFDAVPALARKLQTLIDVGLTYICLGQSATTLSGGEAQRVKLARELSKRGTGQTLYILDEPTTGLHFADIQQLLEVLHQLRDQGNTIVVIEHNLDVIKTADWIVDLGPEGGAGGGQILVAGTPETVAECKESYTARFLKPLLKRHRQQAKKTA
- a CDS encoding esterase family protein, giving the protein MTRNRLNLATLLILALSAPLPLTAFAQSLPQDPDASSPAKTYITAVNPDLTITYRLYAPTAEHVDVVTGSTPVTYIPHQMVKDDKGVWSWTSEAQKPDLYEYFFNVDGLRIADPGSAMPKPQRQVNTSLILVPGSILDVKNVPHGEVRTLTYHSAALNSERQVAVWTPPGYTDASQPLPVLYFYHGFGDTGRSALDQGRIAQIMDNLLAEKKIAPMLVVIPDTETDAKGIVPEEYVTKDRRKEFYPRNAAAADQELTGDIIPLISNTFRVRDDAPGRALAGLSQGGYQTLVSGMTHLDKFGWLATFSGVSTTTVPNADVAKRFAEPEKINAQLKNFTVVVGEKDVVTGKDIAGLKSELEEKKIKFYYHEYPNLGHEMDVWRPAYIEFVQKIFK